AACTCCTCAAGTGTGGCGACCAATCtgtgaacaaaaataatgaaagaacACTGTTTTCATATGTAGTATGATCGCCCACAGGTAGAGCTTTTGACATGGAGCTAACGTCATGTCTGCAATGGGCATATTGTCACACATTGCAATTATCTGCAAACCATCTTTGCTCGTTTTCACCCTATTTGAGGAGCAATTTGACCagttaatttttaaatattccgAACTATCACTTACAGGtgtaacatacagtatttaaccTTCCAGTGATCATtgtaacatttcattttacagaCAAATATACAGGTATCTacccttttaattttttcattaaaaagtcaattgttTTCATGGTATTAAAATGACCCATTTCAGGActgacagttttttccctccatttaaTTTGTGTATCATCACTAATAATGCTCATTGTATTGTGCAGTAACAATTAATGTGAACACTTTGTTTTTTACAGTCTGACCCTTCAATTTTGGGTGGCATGATCGTCAGTATTGGAGACAAGTACGTGGACATGTCCACAAAGACAAAGATTCAGAAACTGACCCAACTCATGAGAGAATCCTAAGTCGCGTGGACTTCATCttggatttgttttaaaaatgaccatctagagaaggacaaaaaaaaaagatcattggTGTTGTAGTTGCTCCAGTAAGCCACTGTCTGTACTCATTTGGATGTTAATAAAACCTCTGAATATCTGCGTGTGCTTATTTTACAATTCCAAGACTGACTGGCCACATTATGGCGTGTTGCAGAAACACAACCATGATATACAGTAGAACTATCACAGTTATGCTTTAACCCCTAGAGAAGACAATGACCAGTTTTAATGGACAATATAAtagaaacaaaattgtttgtgatttttgaTTGTAGTGTTCTCTATTACACCATACTGAAAGCATGAAAGTATTGTACATCGTGATTAAAGCACCTCGTTCCGTTTTAACAACGATGAACTCCTTTTGTTTGCGTGACATGAATTGTAGCAACGCCCGCACCAAAATTTCCACCTTCTGTTTGTAATTGGCAAAAAAAGTTTAACCATGATACAATTAAAACGTTTTGCAAATTCACGTCGACgttcgttgaaaaaaaaaaaaaagtcatttgatttTGAGTTTGTCTTTCCGGAAGTGCGATGTCGTAAATCTTGCGCATGCGTGGTTAATcattttgctacattttttttcctcttttttttcccccccctagGCAAAAATGGCTTCCTGGCTCGTGTCGACCACTGTTTGTtgaaggattatttttttttaatgcatcgcTCGCTCTTATCTGCGGACTACGAGGCGTGTGTTACAGACATGACCGTTGTTAACAGTGCGATATTAACATTTTGCTGTGTGTTATCCCAAGACTAAGGTAAGTGAgcaccccccacccaaccccaaCCCCTGGTCTCGGTTCACATTTCTTTTCGAAGACTACGTTACCCGTATATGCATGCTACGCTTCATTGACTAACCGAAAATAATGTGTTGTATACATTATGAAAATCAAGGGCGACGCCGTTTATTTGTGTGGTTGAGTGTACTAACATCAGTTTGTTATTTTGGTGCCCCCTCCCTCCTTTTCCCCCAACAGAAAATGATGCATCAAGTGACctgtagcagcagcagcagcgactTCTGTATGAGTGGACCTGCTGAGAACTGTCACCCGCCAGGCCGCTTCGATTTATGTAGCCTCCAATCCAACAAGTTCTACCCGTGCTCCTCCACAAACTCTGGCTTGCACCTTTCATTCGCAGGCATGCCTCCATTGCCACAGAACATGCACAAGGTGATGGCGGGACCCACACAGGAGACTCAGAATGCCTTTCAGCTTCAGGCGCTGACCCCCAATAGCGGGGAGGTTGCTGGGCCGGACGGCACCAAAAAAACTAAGGGCAAAGTGAAGTCGGGGAGGAGAGGCAGACCATTGGGGACCACTAAGTTAGCTGGTTACCGCACAAGTACTGGACGTCCACCTGGGACCACGAGAGCTGCTGGTTTTAAAACCAGCCCGGGGAGGCCCCTCGGGACCACCAAAGCAGCTGGCTATAAGGTGAGTCCTGGCAGGCCCCCTGGTAGCATCAGGAGTCCTGCGAGGCTCAAGGAGCTGGAAAGTGGAGGCGATGCACCCAAGAAACTCGACTTTAGTCCTACCAAACTGGACTTTACTGGCTGTGATATTCCGCTGCTTGCCTATGCCATGATGGAGAAGAGAGACTTATGTGAGCCTCCCGTAAATTCAGATGAAACCAGTTCGTAACATAACAacgtgcaaaaaacaaaaaagatgataCTCGGCCAAGCTTTTGTTCTCATCACCCTGCCTCTATTTCAATGTACAGTTTAATCTGTtgacatcgtttttttt
The sequence above is drawn from the Syngnathoides biaculeatus isolate LvHL_M chromosome 11, ASM1980259v1, whole genome shotgun sequence genome and encodes:
- the LOC133509204 gene encoding UPF0461 protein C5orf24 homolog, with translation MMHQVTCSSSSSDFCMSGPAENCHPPGRFDLCSLQSNKFYPCSSTNSGLHLSFAGMPPLPQNMHKVMAGPTQETQNAFQLQALTPNSGEVAGPDGTKKTKGKVKSGRRGRPLGTTKLAGYRTSTGRPPGTTRAAGFKTSPGRPLGTTKAAGYKVSPGRPPGSIRSPARLKELESGGDAPKKLDFSPTKLDFTGCDIPLLAYAMMEKRDLCEPPVNSDETSS